The sequence AGTATCCGGATAAGCTGAAGAATATCTATGATCCTCCGCCCTTTCTCTATCTTGAAGGGGATGAGAGCTGTCTTTTTGAGCCAACCATAGCCATCGTCGGTTCCAGAAGCCTTTCGGTCTATGGAAAACGAATGGCTGAAAAACTGGCATCTGAACTGGCACAGGCCGGCTTAACAATCGTTTCCGGCTTTGCGCGTGGAATCGACAGTATCGCTCATCGTGCCGCGCTGGAAGCGGGTGGTAAGACAGCGGCGGTATTCGGAAGCGGTCTGGATGTGATCTATCCACCCGAAAACAAGGCAATTTACAGGAATCTGGTGTTGAACGGATGCGCTCTGTCGGAGTTTTTTCTCGGAGTCCATCCCGATCGTCATCATTTTCCCCGCCGGAACAGGATTATTTCCGGGTTGAGTCTTGGGGTAATAGTGGTCGAGGCCGGTGAAAAATCAGGCGCGTTGTTAACCGCGGAACATGCCCTTGAGCAGGGACGCGAGGTGTTTGCAGTCCCGGGCAACATCACCTCCAAGACTTCCTCCGGCACAAATCGGATCATCAAAGAGGGTGCAAAACTGGTGACCTGCGCGGAAGACGTTCTGGAGGAATTGAAATTCATCATCCCTATCAAAAAATCCAGGGAACCAGAACAGGTGGCTGAACTGAGCGATGATCGCAGGCAGGTTTACGATCTTTTAAGTGATGAACCACAACATATTGACAAGATCGTGAAAAAAGCTAATATTTCCGTTTCACAGACTCTGGAGATTATGCTCGATCTGGAACTGACCGGGCTCGTGGAGCAGTTGTCGGGAAAAATGTTTGTCAAACGGTTCTGATACGACTATATTGTTAATTTGTATAGTAAAGAAGTAAAAATCGCCAACAAGTTAGGTCTGCACGCCAGGCCCTCGGCTCAGCTGGTCAAGACCGCGGCCACCTTTGACGCGGATATCTTTTTGGAAAAGGACGGGCTCAAGGTCAACGGTAAATCTATCATGGGTGTCATGATGCTGGCCGCTGAGTTCGGCTCGACCGTGATTATCTCAGCGGAAGGTCCGGATGAAAATGATGCGGTCGAAGCTATCTATCTGCTTCTCGGATCGGAGTTCAAGGAAGCCTACGATGAGTAAAGCCTCAGGGGAAAGATATGAATTGACCGGAATTTCAGCCTCGCCCGGGGTGGCCTGCGGAGAGGCGGCCCTGCATATTTCCGGTTTCCCCGAGTACAAAGAAGAGATCGTTCCTGAAAAACAGATTAAAGCGGAAATTGGTAAGCTCGAAAAAGCCTTCGACAAAACCCGTGCAGAACTGGAGACGATGCGTAATCATGCTTCAGCCTCTAACTTCCATGATTTGCCGAGCGTACTCGATGCCCAGCTGCTTATTTTGAGCGATGTCGAGTTTCTCAACCAGATCAAAGATAAGATCACCGAATCGCGCTATTCCGCGGTCTCCGCCTTTACGGCCTCAGTCAACGAAAATATCGAGATGTTTTCCCGCAACAAGAATATCTACATGACCGATATGATCGGTGACATCGAGACAGTTTCCAGCCATATCCTGACCCATCTTCTGGGTAACCACAATATCAAACAGATCGGTTTCAAGAACCCTTCGATTTTATTCGCGGCTTATTTTACCCCGGCCGAAATCATGGATATGCCGGATATGAACGTGGTTGGATTCGTGACCGAGAAAGGGGGCGCCGCCTCCCACATGGGGCTTTTCGCCCGTTCTCTGGGAATACCTGCCGTAGTCGCGGTCAAGGCCCATAAGAAGATAGAAGCCGGTAACCGGATGATTGTCGACGGTAATCGTGGAGTTGTGATTGTCAATCCCAGCGATGAAGAGTATGAACAATCGCGCGAGATGTCCAAGCAGAGCCGGATCAAGCAGTTGCAGATGCTGAAATTGATCCGTGAACTGCCCTCGGCCACTCGTGATGAACATAAAGTCGATATCACCGCCAATTTGGATATACCGACGGATATCGATAAAGTGCTGGCGCAGGAGCAGATCGGGATCGGCCTCTACCGTACCGAGTTTCTGTACCTGCAGTATTCCACATTTCCGACCGAGGAACAACAGAAAAAGATATACACTGATATCGCGCGTACCTTTGCGCCACAGGCCGTGATCCTGCGGACATTCGACCTGGGCGGTGACAAGCTGACCGATTTCTATAAATCCGATATTGAGATCAACCCGGCTTTGGGATGGCGGGGGATTCGTTTTGCGCTGGATGTGCCCAATATCTTCGAAACGCAGGTCAGGGCGATTCTGCGCGCATCCTCACAAAAAAATATAAAGATCATGCTGCCGATGATTTCCACCCTGGAAGAAGTCCGCTCGGCGCGCGAGAAAATAGAGCTGATTAAAAAAGACATGAAGAAGAAGCGTGTGCCCTTTGATCATAAAATCGAAGTCGGGATTATGATCGAGACTCCCGCGGCGGTGCAAATCGCTGACGCTTTAGCCAGGGAAGTGGATTTCTTCTCGATCGGTACCAACGATCTGACCCAATATACGCTCGCGGTCGACCGCAATAACCTGCGGGTGGCACGTCATTTCCAGGCTTTCCATCCAGCCATATTGAAGTCTATCAAAATAACCGTGGAAGCCGGTCATAAAACAGGTATCCCGGTCGGAATCTGCGGAGAGATCGCTGGTGATC is a genomic window of Candidatus Zixiibacteriota bacterium containing:
- the dprA gene encoding DNA-protecting protein DprA — its product is MISDSRKIRDWLKLYTVPHIGIIGCLRLIRQFGSPAEVFKASKDQLLALENVGPKVVEAIGRGGDEALCDRQQKLFEQGSFKFMTVSCPEYPDKLKNIYDPPPFLYLEGDESCLFEPTIAIVGSRSLSVYGKRMAEKLASELAQAGLTIVSGFARGIDSIAHRAALEAGGKTAAVFGSGLDVIYPPENKAIYRNLVLNGCALSEFFLGVHPDRHHFPRRNRIISGLSLGVIVVEAGEKSGALLTAEHALEQGREVFAVPGNITSKTSSGTNRIIKEGAKLVTCAEDVLEELKFIIPIKKSREPEQVAELSDDRRQVYDLLSDEPQHIDKIVKKANISVSQTLEIMLDLELTGLVEQLSGKMFVKRF
- a CDS encoding HPr family phosphocarrier protein; its protein translation is MYSKEVKIANKLGLHARPSAQLVKTAATFDADIFLEKDGLKVNGKSIMGVMMLAAEFGSTVIISAEGPDENDAVEAIYLLLGSEFKEAYDE
- the ptsP gene encoding phosphoenolpyruvate--protein phosphotransferase, translated to MKMMRSKLSICFSDRSSRKPTMSKASGERYELTGISASPGVACGEAALHISGFPEYKEEIVPEKQIKAEIGKLEKAFDKTRAELETMRNHASASNFHDLPSVLDAQLLILSDVEFLNQIKDKITESRYSAVSAFTASVNENIEMFSRNKNIYMTDMIGDIETVSSHILTHLLGNHNIKQIGFKNPSILFAAYFTPAEIMDMPDMNVVGFVTEKGGAASHMGLFARSLGIPAVVAVKAHKKIEAGNRMIVDGNRGVVIVNPSDEEYEQSREMSKQSRIKQLQMLKLIRELPSATRDEHKVDITANLDIPTDIDKVLAQEQIGIGLYRTEFLYLQYSTFPTEEQQKKIYTDIARTFAPQAVILRTFDLGGDKLTDFYKSDIEINPALGWRGIRFALDVPNIFETQVRAILRASSQKNIKIMLPMISTLEEVRSAREKIELIKKDMKKKRVPFDHKIEVGIMIETPAAVQIADALAREVDFFSIGTNDLTQYTLAVDRNNLRVARHFQAFHPAILKSIKITVEAGHKTGIPVGICGEIAGDPLAAKLLVGLGVDSLSMNPASIAVIMNILHKIDFEEAMKFARKVLKYSTEQEVTRALVKDYDRNFSNNSTRKKAEVKNG